One genomic region from Accipiter gentilis chromosome Z, bAccGen1.1, whole genome shotgun sequence encodes:
- the LOC126035603 gene encoding lung adenoma susceptibility protein 2 homolog isoform X4 — translation MTSSKKESSVCSPDSTVSCLLTSYSTDSNNPYSDSLIHYKDKLYSSASEALEAYIEDFDLSLTSSEVRTGKICILQSTPKQVKFSKHHAKEKHALDDFKQHVGLGSLASPSRMQSECDPDSISLATDDLLALPADGSLPFVQRTPFKSRHQSSEWNRWSLKTSFCPYQTSSLGTESGFSLQENGKAVAHQNPHKDFSKKKCNVYTPDMYDSVSSKGSLRPSSFEEDTFPFKNYPRWLTSQKSDLNVSGISSIPNLHYPVWLKSYNLFSDSAKESDGQNFNIQGKASSSQAFEILKKRHSVDKHSSDFFEQNGCLGLGSDNKVEESCNYDSPAAYFPFENLFSRHAKKPFREDQLEPLTSKADRGLEISTENLSNNLENHGSPSTTDILEAERSWENAPGAFKPPVPVCCENMENALPFPKADIIHKFLEDCLNDKNKENTFSGGHHQRPLEALKLMLFKLQEIQASLNQNETAEQKEEIEKVRMRKQVPEHVLILRNEIETRRKK, via the exons ATGACAAgctcaaaaaaagaaagcagtgtcTGCTCTCCTGATTCAACAGTATCTTGTCTTTTAACAAGCTATAGCACTGACAGCAATAATCCATACTCAGACAGCTTGATTCACTACAAGGACAAGCTTTACAGCTCTGCATCTGAGGCTTTGGAGGCTTATATTGAAGATTTTGATTTAAGTCTCACATCTTCAGAAGTACGCACTGGAAAAATCTGCATACTTCAAAGCACTCCCAAACAAGTTAAGTTTTCAAAGCATCATGCCAAAGAAAAACATG cactGGATGATTTTAAACAGCATGTAGGATTGGGTTCTCTTGCTTCACCCTCTAGAATGCAGAGTGAGTGTGACCCAGACTCGATTAGTCTTGCAACAGATGATCTGTTAGCACTTCCAGCAGATGGATCACTACCCTTTGTCCAGCGTACTCCTTTTAAATCAAGGCATCAAAGTAGTGAGTGGAACAGATGGTCCCTTAAAACATCTTTCTGCCCTTACCAAACCTCATCACTCGGTACTGAAAGTGGCTTCAGTCTCCAGGAGAATGGGAAAGCTGTTGCTCACCAGAATCCACACAAAGacttcagcaaaaagaaatgcaatgtgTATACACCTGATATGTATGATTCTGTCTCCTCTAAAGGAAGTTTGAGACCCTCATCTTTTGAAGAGGAcacttttccttttaagaattATCCAAGATGGCTTACCAGTCAGAAGTCCGACTTAAATGTATCAGGGATAAGTAGTATTCCCAATTTGCACTACCCAGTATGGCTTAAGAGTTACAACCTTTTTTCTGATTCAGCTAAAGAAAGCGATGGTCAAAATTTTAACATACAAGGCAAAGCTTCCTCTTCACAAGCTTTTGAGATCCTGAAAAAAAGGCACTCTGTAGATAAacacagttctgatttttttgaacAAAATGGTTGCCTGGGTCTGGGAAGTGATAACAAAGTAGAAGAAAGTTGCAACTATGACAGTCCAGCTGCCTACTTCCCTTTTGAAAACTTATTTTCAAGGCATGCTAAAAAGCCGTTCAGAG AAGACCAGCTTGAGCCACTTACCTCAAAGGCTGACAGAGGTCTGGAGATTTCAACTGAAAATTTGTCAAATAATCTGGAAAATCATGGCAGTCCTTCTACAACAGATATACTAGAAGCAGAAAGATCATGGGAAAATGCTCCAGGTGCTTT CAAACCACCAGTGCCTGTGTGCTGTGAGAACATGGAGAATGCTCTACCATTCCCTAAAGCGGATATCATACATAAATTCTTGGAAGACtgtttaaatgacaaaaataag gaaaatactttttctggaGGTCATCACCAAAGGCCCCTTGAAGCTTTGAAGCTAATGTTGTTTAAACTTCAAGAAATTCAGGCAAGTTTAAACCAGAATGAAACTGCTGAGCAAAAGGAAGAGATTGAAAAA GTACGCATGAGAAAGCAGGTACCTGAGCATGTACTGATTCTGAGAAATGAAATAGAgaccagaagaaaaaagtag
- the LOC126035603 gene encoding lung adenoma susceptibility protein 2 homolog isoform X5: MTSSKKESSVCSPDSTVSCLLTSYSTDSNNPYSDSLIHYKDKLYSSASEALEAYIEDFDLSLTSSEVRTGKICILQSTPKQVKFSKHHAKEKHALDDFKQHVGLGSLASPSRMQSECDPDSISLATDDLLALPADGSLPFVQRTPFKSRHQSSEWNRWSLKTSFCPYQTSSLGTESGFSLQENGKAVAHQNPHKDFSKKKCNVYTPDMYDSVSSKGSLRPSSFEEDTFPFKNYPRWLTSQKSDLNVSGISSIPNLHYPVWLKSYNLFSDSAKESDGQNFNIQGKASSSQAFEILKKRHSVDKHSSDFFEQNGCLGLGSDNKVEESCNYDSPAAYFPFENLFSRHAKKPFREDQLEPLTSKADRGLEISTENLSNNLENHGSPSTTDILEAERSWENAPGAFKPPVPVCCENMENALPFPKADIIHKFLEDCLNDKNKENTFSGGHHQRPLEALKLMLFKLQEIQASLNQNETAEQKEEIEKLY; encoded by the exons ATGACAAgctcaaaaaaagaaagcagtgtcTGCTCTCCTGATTCAACAGTATCTTGTCTTTTAACAAGCTATAGCACTGACAGCAATAATCCATACTCAGACAGCTTGATTCACTACAAGGACAAGCTTTACAGCTCTGCATCTGAGGCTTTGGAGGCTTATATTGAAGATTTTGATTTAAGTCTCACATCTTCAGAAGTACGCACTGGAAAAATCTGCATACTTCAAAGCACTCCCAAACAAGTTAAGTTTTCAAAGCATCATGCCAAAGAAAAACATG cactGGATGATTTTAAACAGCATGTAGGATTGGGTTCTCTTGCTTCACCCTCTAGAATGCAGAGTGAGTGTGACCCAGACTCGATTAGTCTTGCAACAGATGATCTGTTAGCACTTCCAGCAGATGGATCACTACCCTTTGTCCAGCGTACTCCTTTTAAATCAAGGCATCAAAGTAGTGAGTGGAACAGATGGTCCCTTAAAACATCTTTCTGCCCTTACCAAACCTCATCACTCGGTACTGAAAGTGGCTTCAGTCTCCAGGAGAATGGGAAAGCTGTTGCTCACCAGAATCCACACAAAGacttcagcaaaaagaaatgcaatgtgTATACACCTGATATGTATGATTCTGTCTCCTCTAAAGGAAGTTTGAGACCCTCATCTTTTGAAGAGGAcacttttccttttaagaattATCCAAGATGGCTTACCAGTCAGAAGTCCGACTTAAATGTATCAGGGATAAGTAGTATTCCCAATTTGCACTACCCAGTATGGCTTAAGAGTTACAACCTTTTTTCTGATTCAGCTAAAGAAAGCGATGGTCAAAATTTTAACATACAAGGCAAAGCTTCCTCTTCACAAGCTTTTGAGATCCTGAAAAAAAGGCACTCTGTAGATAAacacagttctgatttttttgaacAAAATGGTTGCCTGGGTCTGGGAAGTGATAACAAAGTAGAAGAAAGTTGCAACTATGACAGTCCAGCTGCCTACTTCCCTTTTGAAAACTTATTTTCAAGGCATGCTAAAAAGCCGTTCAGAG AAGACCAGCTTGAGCCACTTACCTCAAAGGCTGACAGAGGTCTGGAGATTTCAACTGAAAATTTGTCAAATAATCTGGAAAATCATGGCAGTCCTTCTACAACAGATATACTAGAAGCAGAAAGATCATGGGAAAATGCTCCAGGTGCTTT CAAACCACCAGTGCCTGTGTGCTGTGAGAACATGGAGAATGCTCTACCATTCCCTAAAGCGGATATCATACATAAATTCTTGGAAGACtgtttaaatgacaaaaataag gaaaatactttttctggaGGTCATCACCAAAGGCCCCTTGAAGCTTTGAAGCTAATGTTGTTTAAACTTCAAGAAATTCAGGCAAGTTTAAACCAGAATGAAACTGCTGAGCAAAAGGAAGAGATTGAAAAA CTTTACTAA
- the LOC126035603 gene encoding lung adenoma susceptibility protein 2 homolog isoform X1, whose product MTSSKKESSVCSPDSTVSCLLTSYSTDSNNPYSDSLIHYKDKLYSSASEALEAYIEDFDLSLTSSEVRTGKICILQSTPKQVKFSKHHAKEKHALDDFKQHVGLGSLASPSRMQSECDPDSISLATDDLLALPADGSLPFVQRTPFKSRHQSSEWNRWSLKTSFCPYQTSSLGTESGFSLQENGKAVAHQNPHKDFSKKKCNVYTPDMYDSVSSKGSLRPSSFEEDTFPFKNYPRWLTSQKSDLNVSGISSIPNLHYPVWLKSYNLFSDSAKESDGQNFNIQGKASSSQAFEILKKRHSVDKHSSDFFEQNGCLGLGSDNKVEESCNYDSPAAYFPFENLFSRHAKKPFREDQLEPLTSKADRGLEISTENLSNNLENHGSPSTTDILEAERSWENAPGAFKPPVPVCCENMENALPFPKADIIHKFLEDCLNDKNKENTFSGGHHQRPLEALKLMLFKLQEIQASLNQNETAEQKEEIEKLSEKAKAELKLCDSEIVPLTNSIQKALQHLSRVKSVVEDNSNQQEQTDDHEDKQKERIICEADIK is encoded by the exons ATGACAAgctcaaaaaaagaaagcagtgtcTGCTCTCCTGATTCAACAGTATCTTGTCTTTTAACAAGCTATAGCACTGACAGCAATAATCCATACTCAGACAGCTTGATTCACTACAAGGACAAGCTTTACAGCTCTGCATCTGAGGCTTTGGAGGCTTATATTGAAGATTTTGATTTAAGTCTCACATCTTCAGAAGTACGCACTGGAAAAATCTGCATACTTCAAAGCACTCCCAAACAAGTTAAGTTTTCAAAGCATCATGCCAAAGAAAAACATG cactGGATGATTTTAAACAGCATGTAGGATTGGGTTCTCTTGCTTCACCCTCTAGAATGCAGAGTGAGTGTGACCCAGACTCGATTAGTCTTGCAACAGATGATCTGTTAGCACTTCCAGCAGATGGATCACTACCCTTTGTCCAGCGTACTCCTTTTAAATCAAGGCATCAAAGTAGTGAGTGGAACAGATGGTCCCTTAAAACATCTTTCTGCCCTTACCAAACCTCATCACTCGGTACTGAAAGTGGCTTCAGTCTCCAGGAGAATGGGAAAGCTGTTGCTCACCAGAATCCACACAAAGacttcagcaaaaagaaatgcaatgtgTATACACCTGATATGTATGATTCTGTCTCCTCTAAAGGAAGTTTGAGACCCTCATCTTTTGAAGAGGAcacttttccttttaagaattATCCAAGATGGCTTACCAGTCAGAAGTCCGACTTAAATGTATCAGGGATAAGTAGTATTCCCAATTTGCACTACCCAGTATGGCTTAAGAGTTACAACCTTTTTTCTGATTCAGCTAAAGAAAGCGATGGTCAAAATTTTAACATACAAGGCAAAGCTTCCTCTTCACAAGCTTTTGAGATCCTGAAAAAAAGGCACTCTGTAGATAAacacagttctgatttttttgaacAAAATGGTTGCCTGGGTCTGGGAAGTGATAACAAAGTAGAAGAAAGTTGCAACTATGACAGTCCAGCTGCCTACTTCCCTTTTGAAAACTTATTTTCAAGGCATGCTAAAAAGCCGTTCAGAG AAGACCAGCTTGAGCCACTTACCTCAAAGGCTGACAGAGGTCTGGAGATTTCAACTGAAAATTTGTCAAATAATCTGGAAAATCATGGCAGTCCTTCTACAACAGATATACTAGAAGCAGAAAGATCATGGGAAAATGCTCCAGGTGCTTT CAAACCACCAGTGCCTGTGTGCTGTGAGAACATGGAGAATGCTCTACCATTCCCTAAAGCGGATATCATACATAAATTCTTGGAAGACtgtttaaatgacaaaaataag gaaaatactttttctggaGGTCATCACCAAAGGCCCCTTGAAGCTTTGAAGCTAATGTTGTTTAAACTTCAAGAAATTCAGGCAAGTTTAAACCAGAATGAAACTGCTGAGCAAAAGGAAGAGATTGAAAAA ctttctgAAAAAGCTAAGGCTGAATTAAAACTGTGTGACAGTGAGATAGTCCCTCTTACTAATTCTATTCAGAA GGCTTTACAGCATTTGTCACGTGTTAAAAGTGTTGTTGAAGATAACAGTAACCAACAAGAGCAGACCGATGATCATGaagataaacaaaaagaaagaataatctgTGAAGCTGATATCAAATAG
- the LOC126035603 gene encoding lung adenoma susceptibility protein 2-like isoform X2 — translation MTSSKKESSVCSPDSTVSCLLTSYSTDSNNPYSDSLIHYKDKLYSSASEALEAYIEDFDLSLTSSEVRTGKICILQSTPKQVKFSKHHAKEKHALDDFKQHVGLGSLASPSRMQSECDPDSISLATDDLLALPADGSLPFVQRTPFKSRHQSSEWNRWSLKTSFCPYQTSSLGTESGFSLQENGKAVAHQNPHKDFSKKKCNVYTPDMYDSVSSKGSLRPSSFEEDTFPFKNYPRWLTSQKSDLNVSGISSIPNLHYPVWLKSYNLFSDSAKESDGQNFNIQGKASSSQAFEILKKRHSVDKHSSDFFEQNGCLGLGSDNKVEESCNYDSPAAYFPFENLFSRHAKKPFRDQLEPLTSKADRGLEISTENLSNNLENHGSPSTTDILEAERSWENAPGAFKPPVPVCCENMENALPFPKADIIHKFLEDCLNDKNKENTFSGGHHQRPLEALKLMLFKLQEIQASLNQNETAEQKEEIEKLSEKAKAELKLCDSEIVPLTNSIQKALQHLSRVKSVVEDNSNQQEQTDDHEDKQKERIICEADIK, via the exons ATGACAAgctcaaaaaaagaaagcagtgtcTGCTCTCCTGATTCAACAGTATCTTGTCTTTTAACAAGCTATAGCACTGACAGCAATAATCCATACTCAGACAGCTTGATTCACTACAAGGACAAGCTTTACAGCTCTGCATCTGAGGCTTTGGAGGCTTATATTGAAGATTTTGATTTAAGTCTCACATCTTCAGAAGTACGCACTGGAAAAATCTGCATACTTCAAAGCACTCCCAAACAAGTTAAGTTTTCAAAGCATCATGCCAAAGAAAAACATG cactGGATGATTTTAAACAGCATGTAGGATTGGGTTCTCTTGCTTCACCCTCTAGAATGCAGAGTGAGTGTGACCCAGACTCGATTAGTCTTGCAACAGATGATCTGTTAGCACTTCCAGCAGATGGATCACTACCCTTTGTCCAGCGTACTCCTTTTAAATCAAGGCATCAAAGTAGTGAGTGGAACAGATGGTCCCTTAAAACATCTTTCTGCCCTTACCAAACCTCATCACTCGGTACTGAAAGTGGCTTCAGTCTCCAGGAGAATGGGAAAGCTGTTGCTCACCAGAATCCACACAAAGacttcagcaaaaagaaatgcaatgtgTATACACCTGATATGTATGATTCTGTCTCCTCTAAAGGAAGTTTGAGACCCTCATCTTTTGAAGAGGAcacttttccttttaagaattATCCAAGATGGCTTACCAGTCAGAAGTCCGACTTAAATGTATCAGGGATAAGTAGTATTCCCAATTTGCACTACCCAGTATGGCTTAAGAGTTACAACCTTTTTTCTGATTCAGCTAAAGAAAGCGATGGTCAAAATTTTAACATACAAGGCAAAGCTTCCTCTTCACAAGCTTTTGAGATCCTGAAAAAAAGGCACTCTGTAGATAAacacagttctgatttttttgaacAAAATGGTTGCCTGGGTCTGGGAAGTGATAACAAAGTAGAAGAAAGTTGCAACTATGACAGTCCAGCTGCCTACTTCCCTTTTGAAAACTTATTTTCAAGGCATGCTAAAAAGCCGTTCAGAG ACCAGCTTGAGCCACTTACCTCAAAGGCTGACAGAGGTCTGGAGATTTCAACTGAAAATTTGTCAAATAATCTGGAAAATCATGGCAGTCCTTCTACAACAGATATACTAGAAGCAGAAAGATCATGGGAAAATGCTCCAGGTGCTTT CAAACCACCAGTGCCTGTGTGCTGTGAGAACATGGAGAATGCTCTACCATTCCCTAAAGCGGATATCATACATAAATTCTTGGAAGACtgtttaaatgacaaaaataag gaaaatactttttctggaGGTCATCACCAAAGGCCCCTTGAAGCTTTGAAGCTAATGTTGTTTAAACTTCAAGAAATTCAGGCAAGTTTAAACCAGAATGAAACTGCTGAGCAAAAGGAAGAGATTGAAAAA ctttctgAAAAAGCTAAGGCTGAATTAAAACTGTGTGACAGTGAGATAGTCCCTCTTACTAATTCTATTCAGAA GGCTTTACAGCATTTGTCACGTGTTAAAAGTGTTGTTGAAGATAACAGTAACCAACAAGAGCAGACCGATGATCATGaagataaacaaaaagaaagaataatctgTGAAGCTGATATCAAATAG
- the LOC126035603 gene encoding lung adenoma susceptibility protein 2 homolog isoform X3: MTSSKKESSVCSPDSTVSCLLTSYSTDSNNPYSDSLIHYKDKLYSSASEALEAYIEDFDLSLTSSEVRTGKICILQSTPKQVKFSKHHAKEKHALDDFKQHVGLGSLASPSRMQSECDPDSISLATDDLLALPADGSLPFVQRTPFKSRHQSSEWNRWSLKTSFCPYQTSSLGTESGFSLQENGKAVAHQNPHKDFSKKKCNVYTPDMYDSVSSKGSLRPSSFEEDTFPFKNYPRWLTSQKSDLNVSGISSIPNLHYPVWLKSYNLFSDSAKESDGQNFNIQGKASSSQAFEILKKRHSVDKHSSDFFEQNGCLGLGSDNKVEESCNYDSPAAYFPFENLFSRHAKKPFREDQLEPLTSKADRGLEISTENLSNNLENHGSPSTTDILEAERSWENAPGAFKPPVPVCCENMENALPFPKADIIHKFLEDCLNDKNKENTFSGGHHQRPLEALKLMLFKLQEIQASLNQNETAEQKEEIEKLSEKAKAELKLCDSEIVPLTNSIQKYA; encoded by the exons ATGACAAgctcaaaaaaagaaagcagtgtcTGCTCTCCTGATTCAACAGTATCTTGTCTTTTAACAAGCTATAGCACTGACAGCAATAATCCATACTCAGACAGCTTGATTCACTACAAGGACAAGCTTTACAGCTCTGCATCTGAGGCTTTGGAGGCTTATATTGAAGATTTTGATTTAAGTCTCACATCTTCAGAAGTACGCACTGGAAAAATCTGCATACTTCAAAGCACTCCCAAACAAGTTAAGTTTTCAAAGCATCATGCCAAAGAAAAACATG cactGGATGATTTTAAACAGCATGTAGGATTGGGTTCTCTTGCTTCACCCTCTAGAATGCAGAGTGAGTGTGACCCAGACTCGATTAGTCTTGCAACAGATGATCTGTTAGCACTTCCAGCAGATGGATCACTACCCTTTGTCCAGCGTACTCCTTTTAAATCAAGGCATCAAAGTAGTGAGTGGAACAGATGGTCCCTTAAAACATCTTTCTGCCCTTACCAAACCTCATCACTCGGTACTGAAAGTGGCTTCAGTCTCCAGGAGAATGGGAAAGCTGTTGCTCACCAGAATCCACACAAAGacttcagcaaaaagaaatgcaatgtgTATACACCTGATATGTATGATTCTGTCTCCTCTAAAGGAAGTTTGAGACCCTCATCTTTTGAAGAGGAcacttttccttttaagaattATCCAAGATGGCTTACCAGTCAGAAGTCCGACTTAAATGTATCAGGGATAAGTAGTATTCCCAATTTGCACTACCCAGTATGGCTTAAGAGTTACAACCTTTTTTCTGATTCAGCTAAAGAAAGCGATGGTCAAAATTTTAACATACAAGGCAAAGCTTCCTCTTCACAAGCTTTTGAGATCCTGAAAAAAAGGCACTCTGTAGATAAacacagttctgatttttttgaacAAAATGGTTGCCTGGGTCTGGGAAGTGATAACAAAGTAGAAGAAAGTTGCAACTATGACAGTCCAGCTGCCTACTTCCCTTTTGAAAACTTATTTTCAAGGCATGCTAAAAAGCCGTTCAGAG AAGACCAGCTTGAGCCACTTACCTCAAAGGCTGACAGAGGTCTGGAGATTTCAACTGAAAATTTGTCAAATAATCTGGAAAATCATGGCAGTCCTTCTACAACAGATATACTAGAAGCAGAAAGATCATGGGAAAATGCTCCAGGTGCTTT CAAACCACCAGTGCCTGTGTGCTGTGAGAACATGGAGAATGCTCTACCATTCCCTAAAGCGGATATCATACATAAATTCTTGGAAGACtgtttaaatgacaaaaataag gaaaatactttttctggaGGTCATCACCAAAGGCCCCTTGAAGCTTTGAAGCTAATGTTGTTTAAACTTCAAGAAATTCAGGCAAGTTTAAACCAGAATGAAACTGCTGAGCAAAAGGAAGAGATTGAAAAA ctttctgAAAAAGCTAAGGCTGAATTAAAACTGTGTGACAGTGAGATAGTCCCTCTTACTAATTCTATTCAGAA GTACGCATGA